A stretch of Aspergillus nidulans FGSC A4 chromosome VI DNA encodes these proteins:
- a CDS encoding uncharacterized protein (transcript_id=CADANIAT00009782): MPSAIDTDAISTQLLLNGVAKSHSRSAWKPLIHPRADETCRENDDYFLQHWPFSSEKSRETFVNAGFGRVTCLYFPLARDDRILYACKLLTILFLIDDILEDMSLEDGEAYNAHLMPLMRGDVLPNLPRTYCDMRETGDIPVEFMMYDLWEEMRAASPILADGILEPTFTFMRAQTDKARLSIKELGHYLVYRERDVGKALLSALMRFTMDLELTPEEQAAMVPLERNCSKQISVVNDIWSWEKELRASQSGHKEGSVLCSGVKVLAEATNLDIAATKRLLQAMVEEWNRVHDRLTAEQLAAGCRPAVKLYMKGLEYQMSGNERWSRTTLRYVEKEATASA; this comes from the exons ATGCCGTCCGCTATTGACACCGATGCCATTTCGACTCAGCTGTTGCTCAATGGGGTGGCCAAAAGCCACTCGCGATCGGCCTGGAAGCCCTTGATCCACCCGCGTGCCGATGAGACCTGCCGTGAAAATGATGATTATTTCCTGCAACACTGGCCCTTTTCTTCTGAGAAGAGTAGAGAGACCTTTGTCAATGCCGGCTTCGGTCGAGTCACTTGCCTCTACTTCCCGCTGGCGCGCGATGACCGTATTCTGTATGCGTGCAAGCTGTTAACAATCCTGTTTCTCATTGATG ATATCCTGGAAGATATGTCCTTGGAGGACGGAGAGGCGTACAATGCCCATCTGATGCCCCTCATGCGGGGAGATGTGCTCCCAAACC TACCCAGAACTTACTGCGATATGAGAGAGACAGGCGACATCCCCGTCGAGTTTATGATGTACGACCTTTGGGAGGAGATGCGCGCTGCGAGCCCGATCCTAGCGGATGGTATTCTCGAGCccaccttcaccttcatgCGCGCGCAGACAGACAAGGCGCGTCTTTCGATCAAGGAGCTAGGTCACTACCTCGTCTATCGGGAGCGGGATGTGGGGAAGGC TCTCCTGTCGGCTCTCATGCGGTTCACCATGGACCTCGAGCTAACGCCCGAGGAGCAAGCGGCGATGGTGCCGCTCGAGCGTAACTGTTCGAAGCAGATTTCGGTGGTGAACGACATCTGGAGctgggagaaagaattgCGCGCGTCGCAGTCGGGTCATAAGGAAGGATCAGTCCTTTGCTCGGGGGTCAAGGTGCTGGCTGAAGCAACTAATCTAGACATCGCAGCGACGAAGCGGCTACTTCAGGCCATGGTCGAAGAGTGGAATCGGGTTCACGATCGGCTCACAGCGGAACAGCTCGCGGCGGGATGTCGTCCGGCCGTCAAGCTCTATATGAAGGGGCTGGAATACCAGATGAGCGGCAATGAGCGGTGGAGTCGTACGACCCTGCGCTATGTTGAAAAGGAGGCAACCGCTAGCGCGTAG
- a CDS encoding SDR family oxidoreductase (transcript_id=CADANIAT00009783), with amino-acid sequence MPRCALVTGCSAGGIGSALVEELHARGLKVYATARSPAKMSHLAELPNVTLVTLDVVDPASIAAAVDTVRQDLSSNGDFLDILINNAGQSLVYPALDTSIDEAKRLFDVNLWGAIAVAQAFMPLLQAAKNGSTLVNVCSISGFLYAPWMSVYNASKAALMSWSETLRLELQPFNIRVISLVTGSVATNVMSHSDLTLPENSLYQKALPEIQLRGVGKDVSSKSAPADFAREVVKDVLGGASGPVWRGAMASMVRFMSKYMPTTVLDRAMKGGTGLDKLP; translated from the exons ATGCCCCGTTGCGCCCTCGTCACCGGCTGCAGTGCCGGAGGCATCGGCTCGGCCCTGGTAGAAGAACTCCACGCGCGAGGACTGAAAGTCTACGCAACAGCCCGCTCCCCAGCCAAGATGAGCCACCTTGCCGAACTTCCCAATGTCACTCTCGTTACTCTCGACGTCGTCGACCCGGCCAGCATTGCCGCTGCAGTCGATACCGTCCGCCAGGATTTGTCTTCGAATGGTGACTTCCTCGACATtctcatcaacaacgccGGCCAATCCCTCGTGTATCCCGCCCTAGACACGTCgatcgacgaggccaagCGTCTCTTTGATGTGAATTTGTGGGGTGCCATCGCCGTCGCCCAGGCTTTTATGCCGTTGCTTCAGGCTGCCAAGAATGGCAGTACGCTCGTGAACGTCTGCTCCATCTCGGGCTTCTTGTACGCCCCGTGGATGA GTGTCTACAATGCCTCAAAGGCGGCTCTGATGTCTTGGAGCGAGACTCTCCGGTTGGAACTGCAGCCCTTCAACATCCGGGTTATCTCCCTGGTTACCGGCTCCGTCGCCACAAATGTCATGTCGCATTCTGACCTGACCCTGCCCGAAAACTCACTCtaccagaaagcgctgccAGAAATTCAATTACGCGGCGTGGGGAAGGATGTCTCGAGTAAGAGTGCGCCGGCAGACTTTGCTCGcgaggttgtcaaggatgtcTTGGGCGGAGCGTCGGGACCCGTGTGGCGTGGTGCTATGGCTTCCATGGTGAGGTTTATGTCCAAGTACATGCCGACAACTGTCTTG GACCGGGCAATGAAGGGGGGAACTGGACTGGACAAGTTGCCTTGA
- a CDS encoding protein CYP567E1 (transcript_id=CADANIAT00009784), translated as MVPYGTCETMDHFRGQPALVLIGASALVGIITWIARLLIRAFVSHPLAHFPGPRLSALSNLNYSWSYMGGRQPYDILNLHAEYGSVVRVAPNELSFNTAQSWKDIYAPRKGRATFIKSDFYDGGNFADQASSIVSERDPARHSAMRKFLSAAFSDRSLREQEGLVTRVIDDFIDQVGQRGNSKDGVDMTMWTNLLTFDIIGELAFGESFHGLETGSLHFWIAVVLESMGQAGLSDFLKRFPIIGRVFLKLNPRWLNKLMDGAIKHQTYTIDLVKRRIQQKTNRKDFMSYLLLERNSSQISDIQLAAHASDFVIAGSETTATCLATVIYYVGRNPRILKTLQEEVRSAFRNYEEINGQSTSSLKYLHAVCLEALRIFPPLALALPRVVPEGGEMIDGHFVPEKTIVSTNPLAASMDPANFDTPWAFCPERWIRLSEKDQLEASQPFSMGSRSCLGRGLAWLELRLTLAKLYYRYDLKLVDDELDWHRDAAMHLLWVKPKLMTQVLPRAK; from the exons ATGGTGCCATATGGAACTTGTGAGACAATGGACCACTTCAGAGGGCAACCCGCGTTGGTACTCATTGGAGCGAGCGCGCTCGTGGGAATCATAACATGGATAGCCCGACTATTGATCCGGGCATTTGTGTCTCATCCCCTGGCTCACTTCCCGGGCCCCAGGCTATCAGCTCTGAGTAAT CTAAATTATTCATGGTCCTATATGGGCGGCCGGCAACCATACGATATTCTCAATTTGCACGCAGAATACG GTTCTGTCGTGCGCGTGGCTCCAAATGAGCTTTCTTTCAACACCGCGCAGTCGTGGAAAGATATATACGCCCCGCGAAAAGGCCGGGCCACGTTCATCAAGAGCGACTTTTACGATGGTGGAAACTTTGCAGATCAAGCCAGCTCGATTGTCAGCGAGCGTGATCCAGCAAGACACAGCGCGATGCGGAAATTTCTCTCCGCCGCTTTTTCAGATCGATCACTGCGTGAGCAGGAAGGTCTTGTCACACGTGTCATTGACGACTTTATAGACCAGGTTGGACAACGGGGCAACTCGAAAGATGGCGTTGATATGACGATGTGGACTAATTTGCTCACATTCGACATCATTGGCGAGCTGG CCTTCGGGGAGTCGTTCCATGGGCTCGAAACTGGGAGTCTTCATTTCTGGATAGCGGTTGTTCTAGAAAGCATGGGACAGGCAGGCCTCTCTGACTTTTTGAAACGCTTCCCAATTATTGGCCGCGTTTTTCTAAAGCTCAACCCACGCTGGTTAAACAAACTCATGGATGGCGCGATCAAACACCAAACGTATACGATCGACTTGGTTAAACG GCGAATCCAGCAGAAGACCAACAGGAAAGACTTTATGAGCTACCTGTTGCTAGAGCGCAACTCATCCCAGATATCAGATATCCAGCTAGCCGCTCACGCCTCGGACTTTGT CATTGCTGGGAGTGAAACAACAGCCACATGTCTGGCAACTGTCATTTACTACGTCGGTCGTAATCCGCGCATTCTCAAGACACTGCAGGAGGAGGTCCGATCCGCCTTTAGAAATTACGAGGAGATCAACGGACAATCCACCTCCTCACTCAAGTATTTGCACGCGGTATGCCTTGAGGCATTGCGTATATTTCCTCCGCTAGCATTGGCTTTGCCACGGGTGGTGCCGGAGGGCGGAGAGATGATAGACGGGCATTTTGTGCCAGAGAAA ACAATCGTCTCCACAAACCCATTGGCTGCCAGCATGGACCCGGCAAATTTTGATACCCCGTGGGCCTTTTGTCCGGAGCGCTGGATAAGACTGAGTGAGAAGGACCAACTGGAGGCTAGTCAACCCTTCTCAATGGGCTCACGCTCATGCTTGGGCCGAGG GTTGGCCTGGTTGGAACTGCGGTTGACCTTGGCAAAGCTTTATTACCGGTATGACCTGAAGCTGGTGGACGATGAGCTGGACTGGCACAGGGATGCGGCCATGCATCTCTTGTGGGTTAAGCCAAAGCTTATGACGCAGGTACTTCCACGGGCCAAGTGA
- a CDS encoding FAD-binding oxidoreductase (transcript_id=CADANIAT00009785) gives MSTFWRHTLISLLTAALAVRTSATSSKSACAQLAASFPEYTTVSGSASYTTKIDSVWSQTCVEDAYCVFEPESSKDVSTAIGILRKTKTKFAVRSGGHMPNPGANSISHGVLISLSRLNTLELTANHEVVHIGPGLRWYDVYTWLADYKLTTAGGRFGPVGVGGLLLGGGINYYGSKVGWSANNVVNFEVVLADGSIVQANASSNTDLYWALKGGSQNFGIVTRYDMKTFAIQNVWGGTLAYPATSLDAYIHAVANFSSPDGGSADPLAAADPLLLMYPNTSQIQPAAVLLYNAAIENPAALKAFIDIPAVSDSAAVRTFTNFAVEQNSSSYWDRSSRRSFWATAVKATPEAVYLANTTFIQAAMEQVSDLSDLLTSITYQTITEDWLDAARASGGDAIDLDPADGAFLVLLISNTWTNADHDDRIVSFSENVIAEIESKARAANVYYPFVNLNDAGPSQAPFKTYGKGQSLRKLKTIRKKYDPSGVFQTLSPGGFKLGA, from the exons ATGTCAACCTTCTGGCGCCATACGTTAATCTCACTGCTCACTGCAGCACTTGCTGTTCGCACTTCAGCGACGAGCAGCAAGTCCGCGTGTGCGCAGCTGGCGGCCAGCTTCCCAGAATACACCACTGTCTCTGGCTCAGCGTCGTACACCACAAAAATCGACAGCGTTTGGTCCCAGACCTGCGTGGAAGACGCGTACTGTGTGTTCGAGCCTGAATCTTCCAAGGATGTCTCAACCGCGATTGGCATCTTGCGCAAGACGAAGACCAAGTTCGCAGTGCGCAGTGGCGGCCACATGCCCAACCCCGGGGCCAACTCGATCTCACATGGCGTTCTTATCTCTCTTTCGCGATTGAACACTCTCGAGCTCACGGCCAACCACGAGGTTGTTCACATTGGCCCGGGGCTTCGATGGTACGATGTCTACACTTGGCTGGCCGACTACAAGCTGACCACGGCCGGAGGCCGATTCGGCCCAGTGGGCGTCGGCGGCTTGCTGCTCGGAGGAGGCATCAACTACTACGGATCGAAAGTTGGCTGGTCCGCTAACAATGTGGTTAATTTTGAGGTGGTCCTCGCCGACGGCTCCATTGTCCAGGCCAATGCCAGCTCCAACACAGACCTTTACTGGGCGCTGAAAGGAGGCTCGCAGAACTTTGGCATCGTCACGCGGTATGATATGAAGACTTTCGCCATCCAAAATGTCTGGGGTGGAACTCTGGCCTATCCAGCCACTTCGCTCGATGCCTACATCCATGCTGTGGCAAACTTCTCCTCCCCCGATGGAGGATCTGCTGATCCCCTCGCTGCGGCCGATCCTTTGCTCCTGATGTATCCCAATACCAGCCAGATTCAGCCCGCTGCTGTCCTGCTCTACAATGCTGCTATTGAGAACCCCGCCGCACTCAAGGCCTTCATCGACATCCCCGCCGTGAGCGACTCCGCCGCCGTACGCACATTCACGAATTTCGCCGTAGAGCAAAACTCTTCCTCCTACTGGGACAGAAGCAGCCG GCGTTCTTTCTGGGCCACCGCCGTGAAAGCAACACCGGAGGCAGTCTATCTCGCCAACACCAccttcatccaggctgccaTGGAGCAAGTGTCCGATTTGTCGGATTTACTCACTAGCATTACTTACCAAACCATTACTGaggactggcttgatgctgcgCGTGCTTCGGGAGGAGACGCCATCGATCTAGATCCCGCCGATGGAGCGTTCCTCG TTCTGTTGATATCCAACACGTGGACAAACGCCGACCACGACGACCGGATCGTCAGCTTTTCCGAGAATGTCATTGCCGAAATCGAGTCAAAGGCCAGGGCTGCTAACGTCTATTACCCCTTCGTTAACCTCAACGATGCCGGCCCGAGCCAAGCCCCGTTCAAGACATATGGAAAGGGCCAATCGCTTAGAAAATTGAAGACCATTCGGAAGAAATACG ATCCTTCGGGGGTTTTCCAAACTCTGTCGCCCGGGGGGTTCAAGCTGGGGGCGTAA
- a CDS encoding cytochrome P450 (transcript_id=CADANIAT00009786) gives MILKLIPVTGGAALLLQASALLSFAWLLLAWASRRRRNRLIPGVYVAGLKSGKVPLSQARQAFIHGCADLMLEGYQKTQGGLFYVPSPAGERLMIPTKYLDELKNAANEEVDFTASFSEMFEGRYTTIGQKWHLHPDVVKKSLNANLELIMPDVYDEIVHAYRSLLTPSHDWQPVRMSEIFTQIISRASNRMLGGKALSRNRDWTDTSINFTTDTWLASQQLKRYPAWLRPVIQHLLPEMGRVRRHFTVARQVICPIVQKRSESDNDTKKPLDLLQMLWEGAEPVDQTPEFMAYTALAISFAAIRTSSSVPTHLLYDLCARPEYIAPLREEIESVLREEGSIFTKAALNKLLKLDSFMKESQRFNPLSLLTFGRVIQSDRILHDGLVIPKGTIIGVPAHAISQDGDFYPSPSTFSPFRFVPSAPGEKTAGFVTTNASSSLSWGYGKHACSGRFFAANEIKLIMAYFLLNYDFQFAGGRTERPANYTFELQNMPDETVEVLVRRRKDGNL, from the exons ATGATTCTCAAACTGATCCCCGTCACAGGGGGCGCggccctccttctccaggccagtgctcttctttcttttgcctggcttttgctggcttgggcgTCGCGCCGCAGACGCAACAGACTGATACCCGGGGTTTATGTGGCTGGTCTGAAAAGTGGCAAAGTTCCTCTTTCGCAGGCTCGCCAAGCCTTCATCCACGGGTGCGCCGACCTTATGCTCGAGGGCTATCAGAAG ACACAAGGGGGGCTATTCTACGTCCCTTCGCCAGCTGGGGAGCGCTTGATGATTCCCACCAAGTATCTGGATGAACTCAAAAATGCCGCGAACGAGGAGGTCGACTTCACCGCCAGCTTCTCGGAGATGTTTGAAGGGCGATATACAACCATTGGCCAAAAATGGCATTTACATCCGGATGTTGTCAAAAAGTCCCTGAACGCAAACCTTG AGCTGATTATGCCCGATGTATACGACGAGATTGTCCACGCATACCGGTCTCTGTTAACGCCATCGCACG ATTGGCAACCGGTCCGGATGTCCGAAATCTTCACACAAATCATCTCACGAGCATCGAATCGCATGTTGGGGGGCAAAGCCCTCAGCCGAAACCGCGACTGGACGGATACGtccatcaacttcaccaCCGATACGTGGTTGGCCTCGCAGCAGCTCAAACGGTACCCGGCATGGCTCCGGCCCGTCATCCAGCATCTCTTGCCTGAGATGGGGCGGGTGCGCCGTCACTTTACTGTTGCCCGTCAAGTCATCTGTCCAATTGTGCAGAAGCGGTCTGAATCTGATAATGACACCAAAAAGCCTCTCGACCTCCTGCAGATGCTCTGGGAAGGTGCCGAGCCGGTTGATCAGACTCCAGAGTTCATGGCCTATACTGCCCTGGCCATTTCATTTGCTGCAATTCGCACTAGTTCCTCGGTGCCGACCCATCTGCTCTACGATCTGTGTGCCCGGCCAGAGTATATTGCGCCGCTGCGAGAAGAGATCGAATCAGTGCTTCGCGAGGAAGGGAGTATTTTCACCAAGGCGGCTCTGAATAAACTGCTCAAGCTGGACAGCTTTATGAAGGAATCTCAACGGTTCaatcctctctctctcc TCACTTTTGGCCGAGTCATCCAGTCAGACCGCATCCTCCATGACGGACTAGTGATTCCAAAGGGCACGATCATCGGCGTGCCCGCCCACGCGATCTCGCAAGATGGGGATTTCTACCCATCCCCCTCGACATTTTCACCGTTTCGATTTGTCCCCTCAGCTCCTGGAGAGAAGACGGCCGGGTTTGTCACCACCAACGCATCGTCAAGTCTGAGCTGGGGGTACGGGAAGCACGCATGCTCTGGGCGCTTCTTCGCGGCCAACGAAATAAAGCTGATCATGGCCTATTTCTTGCTCAACTATGATTTCCAATTTGCTGGAGGTCGGACTGAGCGGCCCGCTAACTATACATTCGAGCTGCAGAATATGCCGGATGAAACGGTGGAGGTGCTGGTGCGACGACGAAAAGACGGAAACCTTTAG